Proteins encoded together in one Triticum dicoccoides isolate Atlit2015 ecotype Zavitan chromosome 7B, WEW_v2.0, whole genome shotgun sequence window:
- the LOC119339510 gene encoding F-box/LRR-repeat protein At2g42730-like, translating to MEVRPGRRLRSAQPQLCSPRGGGGEPDHISFLPQELLLLILTLMGCAATAARTSVLSRRWRDLWMHLRQISFNNLAPSIAAALGRVRGPPAAAVVSLLEVRIPSSIRHPGPVGATATRLLRAAVRLEPEEIVLSIPWGVEFQDRRNLVRLSCFQRTKSLMMERLLFYCPDGEFTALRTLSISYGLGGLHSLLPRCPHLLVLSLKFVNDGFGLVQNGSISLHLPLLQELFLESSIMYADAVDIVAPLLKRLTVSFGTYKLVSSFSVSAPMLEKVSWHSWYLGDGSIVRFGRWSLQKLCLHTGNTQGQLPSSLHISASASNSSWFTSNEDNFAQEIEKHLVADFSLLELRLLKAGHVFGALVFHLLGITRISRGIQRLKIVLERSRLKGKCSSNCSCQPTNWRSQTISLTALEEVEINGFEGQEHEFDLLKLILKCAPVLKKMILQRSPEASSNNSGSTKIYDICNTYSSVEFYVYESSRLMHGGLIYPLT from the exons ATGGAGGTGAGGCCGGGGCGTCGCCTGCGTTCCGCGCAGCCGCAGCTGTGTAGCCCAAGAGGCGGTGGCGGCGAGCCGGATCACATCAGCTTCCTCCCGCAGGAGCTCCTCCTCCTAATCCTCACCCTCATGGGATGCGCTGCAACCGCCGCTCGCACCAGCGTCCTCTCGCGCCGGTGGCGCGATCTCTGGATGCATCTCCGCCAAATCTCCTTCAACAACCTCGCGCCGTCGATTGCAGCGGCGCTCGGCCGTGTCCGTGGCCCCCCGGCCGCGGCCGTGGTCTCCCTCCTGGAAGTCCGCATCCCCAGCAGCATCAGACATCCCGGACCCGTCGGCGCCACGGCCACCAGGCTGCTCCGTGCCGCTGTGCGGCTGGAGCCGGAGGAGATCGTCCTCAGCATCCCGTGGGGCGTAGAATTCCAAGACCGGCGGAACCTCGTCCGGCTGTCGTGCTTCCAGCGGACCAAATCTCTCATGATGGAAAGGCTTCTCTTCTACTGCCCCGACGGCGAGTTCACCGCGCTCCGGACGCTGTCCATCTCCTACGGCCTGGGCGGCCTCCACAGCTTGCTCCCCCGATGCCCGCACCTCCTCGTGCTCAGCCTCAAGTTTGTCAACGATGGCTTCGGACTTGTCCAGAACGGGTCGATCTCACTCCACCTGCCATTGCTGCAGGAACTTTTCCTTGAAAGCAGCATAATGTACGCAGATGCAGTCGACATCGTCGCCCCTCTGCTGAAGCGACTCACGGTGTCCTTCGGCACATACAAGCTGGTCAGCAGCTTCTCCGTCTCGGCGCCGATGCTGGAGAAGGTTTCGTGGCATTCGTGGTATTTGGGGGACGGGAGCATCGTCCGGTTTGGTCGTTGGAGCCTCCAGAAGTTGTGTCTACACACAGGAAATACACAGGGGCAGCTTCCTTCTTCGCTCCACATTAGTGCCTCTGCCTCCAAT AGCTCCTGGTTTACTTCCAATGAAGACAACTTTGCCCAGGAGATAGAGAAGCACCTGGTTGCTGATTTCTCTCTTTTGGAGCTACGTCTCCTCAAAGCCGGACATGTTTTTGGAGCACTGGTGTTTCATCTCCTTGGGATCACTCGTATTTCTAGAGGTATACAGAGGCTTAAGATCGTCCTAGAGAGATCGCGG CTGAAAGGAAAATGCTCGTCAAACTGTTCATGTCAACCCACAAACTGGAGATCTCAAACAATCTCCTTAACTGCTCTTGAAGAAGTGGAAATCAATGGCTTCGAAGGACAGGAACATGAGTTTGATTTATTGAAATTAATACTCAAATGTGCACCAGTGCTTAAAAAGATGATACTGCAACGTTCACCGGAGGCCTCATCTAATAATAGTGGAAGCACTAAAATATATGACATCTGCAACACCTATTCTTCAGTGGAATTCTATGTTTATGAGAGCTCGA GGCTAATGCATGGCGGCCTAATTTATCCATTGACATGA